From one Pseudoliparis swirei isolate HS2019 ecotype Mariana Trench chromosome 5, NWPU_hadal_v1, whole genome shotgun sequence genomic stretch:
- the cherp gene encoding calcium homeostasis endoplasmic reticulum protein produces MDIPNAPEDQELRNVIDKLAQFVARNGPEFEKMTMEKQKDNPKFSFLFGGEYFSYYKCKLTMEHQQHPSTQDGEEYTSEEMYNPGAKDVVDIPTPSMSMTAPPPIPSPAAPSLDELIQQSQWNLQQQEQHLHTLRQEQVTAAIALAMEQQTQKMLLESQLDITEFDNLLQPIIDTCTKDAISAGKNWMFNNAKTPQHCELMTSHLRNRITADGAHFELRLHLIYLTNDVLHHCQRKQQKDLLAALQKVVVPIYCTSFLAVEEEKQQKITRLLQLWEKNGYFDEETIQQLQNPALGLGQYQASLITEYAAVVQPIQLAFQQQSQALDTQHEEFIASLKQQQQPQLAPVAQLAPVAEHEKAMPMTTKAGDVKPTMSVLLPGEFDGASSRPQDPSNPSGPSDITSNKPAWYETQHLGPWNPNQPPPFDPNQPPPPCPPWNSHEGMWNEQRDPGNWSGGPPREGGPWSGPGGSDQGPPSWNSYDQQPPWGNQPDQPPWGQREPPFPPRMQRPPHFRGPFPPHQQPPPFNQPPPPHSFGRFPPRFMQDDFPPRHHYDRPPYTPHHFDYAQGDYPAEMPGPPHHHPSQRLPPPGMGADHPPWGGSQHPEFSQPPHGFNGHSPQMRHRQQPVQDDPSLVPNVPYFDLPAGLMAPLVKLEDYDYKPLDPKDIRLPPPMPPSDRLLAAVEAFYSPPSHDRPRNSEGWEQNGLYEFFRAKMRARRKKGQEKRNSGRGGSRSSSQSRSRGRSSSRSSSRSSKSSRSQSRSSRSHSRSRSRSYSRSRSRSGSRSSRSRSRSRSRSHSHSPAKRRHGPKVQSSSPVSSSVVAAPPTKPCADNRLGEENKGHQLLMKMGWSGSGGLGAKEQGIQDPIKGGDVRDKWDQFKGVGVSLDDPYENYRRNKSYNFVARMKAREEVNREPQDPPPTD; encoded by the exons ATGGATATCCCTAATGCCCCCGAAG ATCAAGAACTGAGGAATGTCATTGACAAGCTGGCCCAGTTTGTCGCTCGGAACGGGCCAGAGTTTGAAAAGATGACGATGGAGAAACAGAAGGACAACCCTAAGTTCTCCTTCCTCTTTGGGGGAGAATACTTCAGCTACTACAAGTGCAAGCTTACTATGGAGCACCAGCAGC ATCCTTCTACCCAGGATGGGGAGGAGTATACATCTGAAG AAATGTACAATCCAGGCGCCAAAGACGTCGTTGACATCCCTACTCCATCGATGTCGATGACTGCGCCGCCCCCGATTCCTTCGCCTGCAGCGCCGTCTTTAGATGAGCTCATCCAACAGAGCCAATGGAATTTGCAGCAGCAAGAGCAGCATCTGCACACACTCAGACAG GAACAAGTGACTGCAGCCATAGCTCTGGCTATGGAGCAGCAGACCCAGAAAATGCTTTTAGAAAGTCAGTTGGACATCACAGAGTTTGACAACCTGCTGCAGCCCATTATAGACACCTGCACCAAAGACGCCATCTCT GCTGGTAAGAACTGGATGTTCAACAATGCCAAGACTCCACAGCACTGtgaactgatgacatcacatctTCGCAACCGCATCACTGCTGATGGAGCGCATTTTGAGCTCCGCCTACATCTCATCTATTTAACCAATGATGTTCTCCATCACTG TCAACGGAAGCAGCAGAAGGATTTGCTGGCGGCACTGCAGAAAGTTGTGGTTCCCATCTACTGCACCAGCTTTCTGGCCgtagaggaagagaagcagcAGAAGATAACTCGG TTGTTGCAGCTGTGGGAGAAGAATGGGTACTTTGATGAGGAGACTATTCAGCAGCTCCAGAATCCAGCCCTGGGCCTTGGCCAGTACCAA gcgtCTTTGATAACAGAGTATGCTGCGGTGGTGCAACCAATCCAGCTGGCCTTCCAGCAGCAGAGCCAGGCTTTGGATACCCAGCACGAAGAGTTTATTGCCAGCctgaaacagcagcagcagccgcagctGGCCCCTGTAGCGCAGCTAGCTCCCGTAGCTGAGCATGAAAAGGCCATGCCTATGACCACAAAAGCTG gggatGTGAAGCCTACCATGTCAGTACTTCTTCCAGGGGAGTTTGATGGGGCTTCATCCAGGCCCCAGGACCCGAGCAACCCCAGTGGACCTTCAGATATCACCTCTAACAAGCCTGCGTGGTATGAAACTCAACACTTGGGCCCCTGGAACCCCAACCAgcca CCTCCCTTTGATCCAAACCAGCCTCCCCCTCCCTGCCCTCCTTGGAACAGCCATGAGGGGATGTGGAATGAGCAGAGGGACCCGGGAAATTGGAGTGGAGGTCCACCCAGAGAAGGAGGTCCCTGGAGCGGTCCTGGTGGATCTGACCAAGGCCCTCCATCTTGGAACTCGTACGACCAGCAGCCGCCATGGGGGAACCAACCCGACCAGCCTCCATGGGGCCAGAGGGAGCCCCCATTTCCTCCACGCATGCAG AGACCTCCCCATTTCAGAGGGCCCTTCCCTCCTCACCAGCAGCCACCTCCTTTCAACCAGCCCCCACCACCTCATAGTTTCGGACGGTTTCCGCCACGCTTTATGCAGGATGACTTTCCTCCCAGACACCACTATGACAGGCCACCGTACACCCCACACCACTTTGACTATGCTCAAGGAGATTATCCTGCAG AAATGCCAGGTCCTCCCCACCACCATCCCAGTCAGAGGCTCCCTCCCCCAGGTATGGGGGCTGATCATCCTCCCTGGGGTGGAAGCCAGCACCCAGAGTTTTCGCAACCCCCACATGGATTCAATGGCCACTCACCCCAAATGCGTCATCGTCAGCAGCCAGTGCAAGATGACCCCAGTCTGGTGCCTAATGTACCCTACTTTGACCTGCCAGCTGGTCTCATGGCTCCGCTAGTCAAA CTTGAGGACTATGATTATAAACCTCTGGACCCTAAAGACATCCGGCTGCCACCTCCCATGCCACCTAGTGATCGCCTGCTTGCTGCTGTGGAAGCTTTCTACAGCCCTCCATCCCATGATCGGCCTAGGAACAG TGAAGGCTGGGAGCAGAACGGCCTGTATGAGTTCTTCAGGGCCAAAATGAGAGCCAGGAGAAAAAAGGGCCAGGAGAAACGCAACAG CGGTCGTGGAGGGAGTCGCTCTAGCAGTCAATCTCGCAGCAGAGGGAGATCTTCATCTCGCTCGAGCTCTCGCTCCTCAAAGTCCTCCAGGTCCCAGTCTCGCTCATCCCGCTCCCACTCCCGCAGCCGCTCTCGCTCCTACTCGCGATCCAg GTCCAGAAGTGGATCCAGATCTTCTCGGAGTCGCTCTCGCTCCAGATCCAGATCACATTCACATTCGCCTGCAAAGAGACGCCATGGTCCCAAAGTCCAGAGCTCTTCTCCTGT CTCATCGTCAGTGGTGGCTGCCCCTCCCACCAAACCATGTGCAGATAACAGGCTAGGGGAAGAGAACAAGGGCCACCAGCTGCTAATGAAGATGG GCTGGAGTGGTTCAGGTGGTTTGGGGGCCAAAGAACAGGGCATCCAGGACCCTATCAAAGGAGGAGACGTCAGGGATAAGTGGGACCAATTTAAAGGTGTGGGGGTGTCACTGGACGACCCATATGAGAACTATCGCAGGAACAAGAGCTACAACTTTGTCGCCCGTATGAAGGCACGAGAGGAAG TCAATCGGGAACCTCAGGATCCCCCTCCAACTGATTGA
- the pde6d gene encoding retinal rod rhodopsin-sensitive cGMP 3',5'-cyclic phosphodiesterase subunit delta isoform X1 gives MSIDEDRAKDILKGFKLNWMNLRDAETGKVLWQGTEDLSVPGVEHEARVPKKILKCKAVSRELNFSSSEKLEKFRLEQKVFFKGQCLEEWFFEFGFVIPNSTNTWQSLIEAAPESQMMPANVLTGNVIIETKFYDDDLHVSTSRVRLFYV, from the exons ATGTCTATAGACGAAGACAGGGCCAAGGACATTTTGAAGGGCTTCAAACT AAACTGGATGAATCTTCGAGATGCAGAGACGGGCAAAGTGCTGTGGCAGGGAACTGAGGACCTCTCTGTTCCAGGAGTAGAGCATGAAG ctcgtgttccGAAGAAGATCCTAAAGTGTAAAGCAGTGTCCAGAGAATTAAACTTTTCTTCTTCAGAGAAACTGGAAAAGTTCAGACTGGAGCAGAAAGTTTTCTTCAAAGGACAGTGTCTAGAAG AATGGTTCTTTGAGTTTGGTTTTGTTATCCCCAACTCCACCAACACATGGCAGTCTCTGATAGAAGCAGCTCCAGAGTCCCAGATGATGCCAGCTAATGTTTTAAC TGGTAATGTGATCATAGAGACCAAGTTCTACGATGATGACCTCCACGTCAGCACCTCCAGGGTACGACTTTTTTACGTCTGA
- the pde6d gene encoding retinal rod rhodopsin-sensitive cGMP 3',5'-cyclic phosphodiesterase subunit delta isoform X2: MNLRDAETGKVLWQGTEDLSVPGVEHEARVPKKILKCKAVSRELNFSSSEKLEKFRLEQKVFFKGQCLEEWFFEFGFVIPNSTNTWQSLIEAAPESQMMPANVLTGNVIIETKFYDDDLHVSTSRVRLFYV; this comes from the exons ATGAATCTTCGAGATGCAGAGACGGGCAAAGTGCTGTGGCAGGGAACTGAGGACCTCTCTGTTCCAGGAGTAGAGCATGAAG ctcgtgttccGAAGAAGATCCTAAAGTGTAAAGCAGTGTCCAGAGAATTAAACTTTTCTTCTTCAGAGAAACTGGAAAAGTTCAGACTGGAGCAGAAAGTTTTCTTCAAAGGACAGTGTCTAGAAG AATGGTTCTTTGAGTTTGGTTTTGTTATCCCCAACTCCACCAACACATGGCAGTCTCTGATAGAAGCAGCTCCAGAGTCCCAGATGATGCCAGCTAATGTTTTAAC TGGTAATGTGATCATAGAGACCAAGTTCTACGATGATGACCTCCACGTCAGCACCTCCAGGGTACGACTTTTTTACGTCTGA